Proteins encoded by one window of Rubrobacter indicoceani:
- a CDS encoding YeeE/YedE family protein yields MENFAPLSGLVGGVMIGLSATLLLLLSGRVAGISGIVGGIFTKGEKSLWRVAFVVGMLFAAVGYVAVVGREGLVELDVSLPLVVLGGLLVGFGTRLGSGCTSGHGVCGIARFSKRSIVATITFFVVAMVTVFIVRHVF; encoded by the coding sequence TTGGAGAATTTTGCACCGCTCAGTGGGCTGGTCGGGGGGGTTATGATCGGGCTCTCGGCGACCTTGCTTTTGCTGTTGAGTGGTAGGGTTGCTGGAATAAGCGGCATTGTCGGCGGGATTTTCACCAAGGGCGAGAAATCTCTCTGGAGGGTCGCGTTTGTGGTCGGGATGCTCTTTGCTGCGGTTGGATACGTTGCGGTAGTCGGGCGGGAAGGGTTGGTGGAGCTGGACGTTTCGTTGCCGCTCGTCGTGCTGGGCGGGCTACTGGTCGGGTTCGGGACGCGGCTCGGCTCGGGGTGCACGAGCGGTCACGGTGTCTGCGGTATCGCCCGCTTCTCGAAGAGGTCCATCGTCGCCACTATCACGTTCTTCGTGGTCGCGATGGTCACCGTGTTCATCGTCCGGCACGTTTTCTAG
- a CDS encoding ArsR/SmtB family transcription factor — MTGGGFRLISERFKALSEPMRLRLIYALMDGEKTVGELVEETDSLQANVSKHLGILLDAGILGRRKEGLRAYYRITDETIYELCDLVCSSLEHRLAAELQSLSNPRQN, encoded by the coding sequence ATGACCGGGGGCGGGTTTCGCCTGATCTCCGAGCGCTTCAAGGCTCTCTCCGAGCCGATGCGGCTGCGTTTGATCTACGCCCTCATGGACGGCGAGAAAACAGTCGGTGAACTCGTCGAAGAGACCGACAGCCTTCAGGCAAACGTCTCCAAACACCTCGGTATCCTTCTCGACGCCGGTATCCTCGGTCGCCGCAAAGAGGGTCTCAGAGCCTACTACCGAATCACCGACGAAACCATCTACGAACTCTGCGACCTTGTCTGCAGCTCCCTCGAACATCGTCTCGCCGCAGAACTCCAGAGCCTCTCTAACCCCCGGCAAAACTAG
- a CDS encoding sulfite exporter TauE/SafE family protein produces the protein MIALDLALAVVIGVSLGLLGSGGSILTVPVFVYLLGYDAKVAVAASLFVVGTASLAGALGHVRQGNLDLLMALTFGPFAMLGAYLGADLARIFSGAAQLVLFAVLMLVAAFFMLRDATEGGRLGYEGPAGTLWSPFMLAKIGAQGLAVGVLTGLVGVGGGFLIIPALVLVCGVDMKRAVGTSLLIIFLNSGSGLLGYVGQVSLPWGFLALFTTFSVFGILIGARLSRYVSQDTLKEYFALLLIVIAAFVLVQNTSPFS, from the coding sequence GTGATCGCGCTTGACCTTGCGCTAGCGGTCGTGATCGGGGTTTCGCTCGGCCTGCTTGGTAGCGGCGGCTCGATACTGACGGTCCCCGTGTTTGTCTACCTTCTCGGATATGACGCTAAAGTAGCCGTCGCCGCGAGCCTGTTCGTGGTAGGCACGGCGAGCCTTGCAGGCGCGCTCGGGCATGTGAGGCAGGGAAACCTCGACCTCCTCATGGCCCTCACCTTCGGGCCGTTTGCGATGCTCGGAGCGTACCTCGGGGCGGACCTCGCCCGAATATTCTCCGGCGCTGCGCAGCTTGTGCTCTTTGCGGTCTTGATGCTCGTAGCGGCCTTTTTCATGCTCCGGGACGCAACAGAAGGCGGCAGGCTCGGCTACGAAGGTCCGGCCGGGACCCTCTGGAGCCCGTTTATGCTGGCGAAAATAGGGGCACAGGGCCTCGCGGTCGGGGTTCTGACCGGGCTTGTCGGGGTGGGTGGTGGGTTCCTCATCATCCCGGCGCTTGTTCTTGTGTGCGGCGTTGATATGAAGCGGGCGGTCGGGACTTCACTTCTGATCATCTTCCTCAACTCCGGCTCCGGGCTTCTCGGATACGTCGGACAGGTCTCGCTGCCCTGGGGCTTCCTTGCGCTGTTCACGACTTTCTCGGTCTTTGGCATCCTGATCGGTGCGAGGCTCTCGCGCTACGTATCTCAAGATACCCTCAAGGAGTACTTTGCCCTTCTGCTTATCGTAATAGCCGCTTTTGTACTGGTACAGAACACGAGCCCGTTCTCCTGA
- a CDS encoding DUF6691 family protein yields the protein MSRVIVALLTGGLFGLGLAVSGMMNPARVLGFLDFAGDWDPTLAFVMGGALLVTVTTFRFILKSPRPLLEEKFYLPEKGDLDAKLLGGAVLFGVGWGLVGLCPGPALVAVVAEVWPIVAFVAAMLVGMLLHAVTFGRSGKT from the coding sequence ATGTCAAGGGTTATCGTAGCGCTGCTGACCGGAGGTTTGTTCGGGCTTGGGCTGGCTGTTTCGGGGATGATGAACCCGGCCAGGGTACTGGGATTTCTTGACTTTGCGGGCGATTGGGACCCGACGCTCGCCTTCGTCATGGGGGGCGCGCTCCTTGTAACCGTCACGACGTTTCGGTTTATTCTTAAAAGCCCGAGGCCGCTTCTGGAAGAGAAGTTCTACCTGCCTGAAAAAGGCGACCTCGACGCGAAGCTCCTCGGCGGGGCGGTTCTGTTCGGTGTGGGATGGGGGCTTGTCGGGCTGTGTCCCGGTCCGGCGCTGGTTGCCGTGGTCGCTGAGGTCTGGCCCATTGTGGCTTTTGTCGCGGCGATGCTAGTCGGGATGTTGTTGCACGCCGTGACGTTCGGGCGGAGCGGTAAAACATGA
- a CDS encoding SIR2 family protein, whose protein sequence is MGKFSVDPVVSLALSITAKPGSYALLLGSGLSRAASIPTGWEITLDLVKKAMVSDGVEDDALADPLKWHQEQFGREPDYSEVIGGLARSQTERRNLLKEYFEPTDLERQEGKKVPTTAHEAIASLVVRGYLSVILTTNFDRLTERALEAKGITPTVIATPDSVLGAEPLQHAGITVVKINGDYLDTRIKNTSQELESYDPETNLLLDKIFDEYGLIVCGWSGTSDIALKDALRRARSRRYTTYWVSYRKPKQEEAELAQALDGEIIESEGADSFFSKLEEKIEALNSLSEGDPLGPAVAVANVKRYLSEDKYRIRLHDFAVEVASELRRTVFSNDTFPSGEGYDPQEIVREVQKRLGFYDTLCETALKVLVTGAYWSREDQIEPFVKIFRAAVEEPPSADGYFDSLWRQMKLYPAVRLLYAVGIICALVGNWPLLRAIVREVQIVHTPSSQLLPIGYGLHPVDFTRHLRRSDYTSYIFPDTQYDLPMTEYLHKTLREALEDYIATDTEYVEAFQKFEALLALVAMNLEPTGLKQGPQATHPPASTFTYERRYGNEDSPYEKLKVELRRQGTDWEPLRSGLIEADPKTLGVYFKNIDNTFKYQT, encoded by the coding sequence GTGGGTAAGTTCAGTGTAGATCCAGTTGTATCTCTGGCACTTTCGATAACCGCTAAGCCCGGCTCATACGCCTTACTACTGGGATCTGGATTGTCCCGGGCGGCTAGCATTCCTACAGGCTGGGAAATCACGCTCGATCTGGTCAAAAAAGCTATGGTCTCTGACGGTGTCGAAGATGATGCTCTTGCCGACCCCTTGAAGTGGCATCAGGAGCAATTTGGCCGGGAGCCAGATTATTCCGAAGTAATCGGCGGGCTGGCACGTTCCCAAACAGAACGGCGTAACCTGTTGAAAGAGTATTTCGAGCCGACCGATCTGGAACGGCAGGAAGGTAAGAAGGTTCCCACGACGGCTCACGAGGCGATAGCAAGTCTGGTTGTCCGAGGTTACCTGAGCGTGATACTCACGACCAACTTCGACAGGCTCACGGAGAGGGCGTTAGAAGCCAAGGGAATAACGCCGACCGTTATCGCAACCCCGGACTCTGTATTGGGCGCTGAACCGCTACAACATGCGGGGATTACAGTGGTGAAGATCAACGGTGACTACCTGGATACCAGGATCAAAAACACATCGCAGGAACTGGAAAGCTATGATCCAGAGACTAACCTCCTTTTGGACAAGATTTTCGACGAGTACGGGTTGATCGTTTGCGGTTGGTCTGGAACATCGGACATCGCGCTGAAGGACGCTCTCAGAAGAGCGAGGAGCCGCAGATACACGACATACTGGGTCTCTTACCGAAAGCCCAAACAGGAAGAAGCAGAACTGGCGCAGGCTCTGGACGGTGAAATAATAGAGTCAGAGGGAGCGGATAGTTTCTTCTCGAAGCTGGAGGAGAAGATCGAGGCTTTGAACTCCTTGTCAGAAGGAGATCCTCTCGGCCCGGCAGTGGCTGTCGCAAACGTCAAACGCTATCTGTCAGAGGACAAGTACCGCATAAGGCTGCACGATTTTGCCGTCGAGGTTGCTTCTGAACTGAGAAGAACAGTTTTCTCCAATGATACTTTTCCTTCAGGTGAGGGATACGATCCTCAAGAGATAGTTCGAGAGGTTCAGAAACGTTTGGGATTTTACGATACGCTGTGCGAGACAGCACTCAAGGTACTCGTTACCGGAGCCTACTGGTCACGAGAAGACCAGATAGAGCCTTTCGTTAAAATTTTCAGGGCGGCCGTAGAGGAGCCACCGTCCGCAGATGGATATTTTGACTCACTATGGAGACAGATGAAACTTTATCCGGCAGTTCGCTTGTTGTATGCCGTTGGCATCATATGTGCGCTTGTGGGTAACTGGCCGCTTCTTCGGGCTATTGTAAGAGAAGTGCAGATCGTGCATACGCCCAGCTCCCAGTTGCTCCCAATCGGATACGGTCTGCATCCAGTCGACTTTACGCGGCACCTCCGTCGGAGCGATTACACTTCCTATATCTTCCCTGATACGCAATACGATTTGCCTATGACGGAGTATCTGCACAAAACGTTGAGAGAGGCTCTCGAAGACTATATTGCTACTGATACAGAGTATGTGGAGGCCTTCCAGAAGTTCGAGGCTTTGCTCGCGCTCGTAGCAATGAACTTGGAGCCAACTGGCTTGAAGCAGGGGCCACAGGCTACGCACCCTCCGGCGAGTACGTTCACGTATGAACGCAGATACGGTAACGAGGACTCTCCCTACGAGAAACTGAAAGTCGAATTACGGAGACAGGGGACTGATTGGGAGCCACTGAGATCGGGCCTTATAGAAGCCGACCCAAAGACTCTTGGCGTGTATTTCAAGAACATCGACAATACTTTCAAGTATCAGACTTGA
- a CDS encoding DUF3105 domain-containing protein translates to MEVEKMANKNSPGGRGTPAGGRGGSGGRVVRMPERKFPVGLIVAASLVAAVIIALAVVIYLDVNQQATGGEPEGTETIDVGTAGQHTTATVDYDRTPPAGGEHDPAWQNCGFYAEPIRSENAVHSLEHGAVWISYSPELPEEQRQTVSELASGQTYILASPVEDLPSPIVATAWGKQLQLENAGAPELEQFVQAFRQGPQTPEFGAACTGGVGTPS, encoded by the coding sequence GTGGAGGTAGAAAAAATGGCGAACAAGAACTCACCGGGAGGGCGAGGCACTCCCGCAGGCGGCAGAGGCGGTTCCGGCGGGCGGGTGGTCCGGATGCCCGAGCGAAAGTTCCCCGTTGGTTTGATCGTGGCCGCCAGCCTGGTGGCCGCGGTGATAATCGCGCTTGCGGTCGTGATCTACCTGGATGTCAACCAGCAGGCCACGGGCGGCGAACCCGAGGGGACCGAGACCATTGACGTGGGCACGGCGGGGCAGCACACGACCGCGACCGTTGACTACGACCGGACCCCGCCGGCCGGGGGGGAGCACGATCCGGCGTGGCAGAACTGCGGCTTCTACGCCGAGCCGATAAGAAGCGAGAACGCGGTTCACTCGCTTGAGCACGGGGCGGTCTGGATCTCCTACTCCCCCGAGCTGCCCGAAGAGCAGCGCCAGACCGTAAGTGAGCTTGCAAGCGGCCAGACGTACATACTCGCCAGCCCGGTCGAGGACCTCCCCTCGCCCATAGTGGCGACCGCCTGGGGCAAGCAGCTCCAGCTCGAGAATGCGGGTGCCCCGGAGCTGGAGCAGTTCGTCCAGGCGTTCCGTCAGGGACCGCAGACCCCGGAATTCGGTGCGGCCTGCACCGGCGGGGTAGGAACCCCGTCATGA
- a CDS encoding heavy metal translocating P-type ATPase: MSGRKMLPVLGQREAVAEPVVEEACENEPSGKSSTGGLDRTIVRVGGMDCAGCAATVEKSVARLPGVDRATVNFASGRLDALHGPEVEAGRIEKAVRDAGYSVESAGAVERGSFWKTPRAVSVVVATVFFVLGLALGFSGGPDVLRVGFYVAAIGVGGLPIFRAALAGVRAFNLDMNVLMSLAVVGGAAIGEWAEAASVVVLFAAGNALQVFAIDRTRGAVRALARLTPDTVLLKRGSVEEEVLTEVVRPGDTLIVRPGERFALDGEVVEGATTVDESPITGESVPVEKAVGSEVYSGSLNGGGGVLVRVTATAESSTLQRISRLVEDAQATKAPVERLIDRFSRVYTPVVVGIAAVLAVVPPLAGGDFGTWFYRALALLIIACPCALVISTPVTVVSGIGAASRLGILIKGGEALENAGHLKALAMDKTGTLTEGRPVVSRIIARNDVDEREALRLAAALERRSEHPLAFAILTAARKRLEDGELPEVGGFSSIAGRGAEGTVEGRRYLVGSPRLFRERGSDLTTISDALAAVEEAGETPVILGNEAAGPFAVFGLADAVREDAREAIASLRASGIREIVMLTGDAEAPARRVAEELGISYRAGLLPEQKVAAVEKLVGKYGRAGMVGDGVNDAPAFASASVGFVMGAAGTDVALETADVALMQDDLPKLASAIELSRRAERVLKQNIAVSIAIKGVFVLLAPFGLITLWLAVLTDMGTSLAVTLNGLRLFNRK, encoded by the coding sequence GTGAGCGGGAGAAAGATGCTCCCGGTCCTCGGGCAGAGGGAGGCGGTAGCGGAGCCCGTCGTAGAAGAAGCCTGCGAAAACGAGCCGTCCGGGAAAAGCTCCACCGGGGGACTCGACAGGACCATCGTGAGGGTCGGGGGGATGGACTGCGCCGGTTGCGCGGCGACGGTGGAGAAGAGCGTAGCGCGGCTGCCGGGCGTAGACCGGGCGACGGTGAACTTCGCCAGCGGACGGCTCGACGCGCTGCACGGCCCGGAGGTAGAAGCCGGGAGGATCGAAAAAGCCGTCCGGGACGCCGGCTACTCGGTCGAGAGCGCCGGCGCTGTCGAGCGCGGCTCATTCTGGAAGACCCCGAGGGCCGTCTCCGTCGTGGTGGCGACGGTGTTCTTTGTTCTGGGCCTTGCGCTGGGGTTCTCCGGCGGGCCGGATGTGTTGCGGGTCGGGTTCTACGTGGCGGCGATAGGGGTCGGGGGGCTTCCGATCTTCCGGGCCGCCCTTGCCGGGGTCCGCGCTTTCAACCTCGACATGAACGTTCTGATGAGCCTCGCGGTCGTGGGTGGCGCGGCCATCGGCGAGTGGGCCGAGGCCGCTTCGGTCGTTGTGTTGTTCGCCGCCGGGAACGCCCTTCAGGTCTTTGCGATAGACCGTACGCGCGGGGCGGTGCGTGCCCTCGCCCGCCTCACGCCGGACACGGTTTTGCTCAAACGCGGCAGCGTCGAGGAAGAGGTGTTGACCGAAGTCGTGCGCCCCGGCGATACGCTTATCGTGAGGCCGGGGGAGAGGTTCGCCCTTGACGGCGAGGTCGTGGAGGGCGCGACCACGGTGGACGAATCACCCATAACCGGGGAGAGCGTCCCAGTCGAGAAGGCGGTCGGGAGCGAGGTGTATTCCGGGAGCCTGAACGGTGGCGGCGGCGTGCTCGTGCGCGTTACCGCCACAGCCGAGAGCTCGACGCTGCAGAGGATCTCCCGCCTCGTCGAGGACGCGCAGGCGACGAAGGCCCCGGTCGAGAGGCTTATAGACCGCTTCTCGCGCGTCTACACCCCGGTGGTCGTCGGGATTGCGGCGGTCCTCGCGGTCGTGCCGCCGCTTGCGGGCGGCGACTTCGGGACCTGGTTCTACCGGGCGCTCGCGCTGCTCATCATCGCCTGCCCGTGCGCGCTCGTGATCTCGACCCCGGTAACGGTCGTCTCGGGCATCGGCGCGGCTTCCCGGCTCGGCATCCTTATAAAAGGCGGCGAAGCCCTGGAGAACGCGGGTCATCTGAAGGCGCTCGCGATGGACAAGACCGGAACCCTCACCGAAGGTCGCCCGGTCGTGTCGAGGATCATCGCCCGAAACGATGTGGACGAGAGGGAGGCTCTCAGGCTCGCTGCGGCCCTTGAGCGTCGCTCCGAGCATCCCCTGGCGTTCGCCATCCTCACCGCGGCGCGGAAACGCCTCGAAGACGGAGAACTGCCGGAGGTCGGCGGCTTCTCTTCTATCGCCGGGCGCGGGGCCGAGGGGACGGTCGAGGGGAGGAGATACCTCGTCGGCAGCCCGCGCCTCTTCAGGGAGCGCGGCTCTGACCTCACGACGATAAGCGACGCCCTTGCGGCGGTGGAGGAGGCCGGAGAGACCCCGGTCATACTGGGAAACGAGGCGGCAGGTCCGTTCGCGGTCTTCGGTCTTGCGGACGCGGTGCGCGAAGACGCGCGGGAGGCGATAGCCTCGCTCCGGGCCTCCGGCATCAGGGAGATAGTGATGCTGACCGGCGACGCCGAGGCCCCCGCCCGCCGGGTCGCAGAAGAGCTCGGCATCTCCTACCGGGCCGGGCTGCTGCCGGAGCAGAAAGTCGCCGCCGTCGAGAAACTGGTCGGAAAGTATGGTCGGGCCGGGATGGTCGGGGACGGGGTAAACGACGCCCCCGCCTTTGCAAGCGCGTCGGTCGGGTTCGTCATGGGGGCCGCCGGGACGGACGTCGCCCTCGAAACCGCCGACGTCGCCCTGATGCAGGACGACCTCCCGAAGCTTGCCAGCGCCATAGAACTCTCCCGCCGGGCCGAGAGGGTTCTGAAACAGAACATCGCTGTCTCGATCGCCATAAAAGGAGTCTTTGTCCTGCTCGCGCCCTTTGGTCTGATCACGCTCTGGCTCGCCGTCCTGACCGATATGGGTACTTCTCTTGCCGTAACGCTGAACGGCCTGAGGCTCTTCAACCGGAAGTAG
- a CDS encoding DUF11 domain-containing protein — protein sequence MRKILQLAALGAIMAMLAGCDLAITKTASPDPATEGRPLTYTLEVTNLQSGSDQNNQGVPNVLVSDALPESVDFISAAPSQGVCQPADAENRVLCTLGPLALNAKATVDIAVTPTEVGRIRNTAETQMCSSSTAVAVISDEGTLTCAEPQTPDNTQERQIEALELREAEGSEGFPTVPPDPQENNTVTITTLVNEFNSNVCTITGTPGNDILRGTAGRDVICGAGGNDLMYGLGGGDVLRGGAGNDTGYGELGNDVILGGVGKDIARGGDGDDRIEGEDGNDTLYGELGNDTILGGAGNDTLRGGPGQDTLNGGPGRNSVRQ from the coding sequence ATGAGGAAGATCCTGCAGCTTGCTGCGCTCGGGGCGATTATGGCAATGCTTGCCGGGTGCGATCTGGCCATAACCAAGACCGCCAGCCCGGACCCCGCGACCGAAGGACGTCCCCTGACCTACACCCTCGAAGTCACGAACCTCCAGTCGGGGTCGGATCAGAACAATCAGGGCGTACCGAACGTCCTTGTCTCCGATGCCCTGCCGGAGTCGGTGGACTTTATCTCCGCTGCACCGAGCCAGGGGGTCTGTCAGCCGGCCGATGCTGAGAACCGGGTTCTCTGTACGCTGGGCCCCCTTGCGCTCAACGCAAAGGCGACCGTTGACATCGCCGTTACGCCCACCGAGGTCGGCAGGATAAGGAACACGGCCGAGACGCAGATGTGCAGTTCGTCCACGGCGGTCGCCGTGATCTCGGACGAGGGCACCCTGACCTGTGCCGAACCGCAGACGCCCGACAACACTCAGGAGCGTCAGATCGAAGCCTTGGAGCTTCGAGAGGCCGAAGGCAGCGAGGGCTTCCCGACGGTGCCCCCGGACCCGCAGGAGAACAACACCGTCACCATCACGACACTTGTCAACGAGTTCAATTCGAACGTCTGCACTATCACCGGTACTCCGGGCAACGATATCCTTCGCGGCACCGCTGGGCGGGATGTGATCTGCGGCGCGGGCGGCAACGACCTTATGTACGGTCTCGGCGGCGGCGACGTGCTTCGCGGCGGCGCGGGCAACGATACGGGCTACGGTGAACTCGGCAACGATGTCATCCTCGGCGGGGTTGGCAAGGACATAGCTCGTGGCGGTGATGGCGACGATCGGATAGAGGGAGAAGACGGCAACGATACGCTCTACGGTGAACTCGGCAACGACACCATCCTCGGCGGCGCAGGGAACGATACGCTGCGTGGCGGGCCGGGACAGGACACCCTGAACGGCGGACCGGGCAGGAACTCGGTCAGACAGTAG
- a CDS encoding DUF305 domain-containing protein yields MIPGKGVGEKPAWAGAYVVLTALAALVAAVAIFLYISGRPPGNSSAEAGFARDMAVHHAQAVEMAFIAERRTEDEEVRTLASDIVLTQQAQIGQMQGWLSVWGLPQTGSEPQMAWMEHEMQPGDLMPGMATREEVATLSELEPDEMNAEFLRLMIEHHGAAIPMSDAVLAETDRPEVESFAGAVSSSQQKEIAIMQDMLRGMGEEPAPMQEAMPGMEM; encoded by the coding sequence ATGATACCCGGGAAAGGGGTCGGAGAAAAGCCTGCGTGGGCCGGGGCCTACGTGGTTCTCACGGCGCTTGCGGCCCTCGTGGCCGCCGTCGCCATCTTTCTGTATATCTCCGGGAGGCCGCCGGGGAACTCTTCGGCGGAGGCCGGTTTCGCTCGCGACATGGCCGTTCATCACGCTCAGGCGGTCGAGATGGCCTTTATCGCGGAGCGCAGAACCGAAGATGAAGAAGTCCGCACTCTGGCGAGCGACATAGTGCTGACGCAGCAGGCCCAGATCGGCCAGATGCAGGGATGGCTCTCGGTCTGGGGTCTGCCTCAGACCGGGAGCGAGCCGCAGATGGCGTGGATGGAGCACGAGATGCAGCCCGGCGACCTCATGCCCGGCATGGCAACAAGGGAGGAGGTCGCGACGCTCTCTGAACTGGAGCCGGACGAGATGAACGCGGAGTTTCTGCGGCTGATGATCGAACACCACGGCGCGGCGATCCCGATGTCCGACGCCGTTCTCGCTGAAACAGACCGACCCGAAGTAGAGTCGTTCGCCGGGGCAGTCTCATCTTCTCAGCAGAAGGAGATCGCGATCATGCAGGACATGCTCCGGGGCATGGGCGAAGAGCCCGCGCCGATGCAGGAAGCCATGCCCGGCATGGAGATGTAG
- a CDS encoding NAD-dependent epimerase/dehydratase family protein, which yields MNDAGILCVAGASGLVGSQITKVALEKGYHVHGTMRDADDKSKRPHLMALPGAEERLTLFSADTSDGASFDAPLEGADAVFIACFPPIYHGKDGTPARELDRERGFREVVRPVRDGCLGVLEAANRQGVGNVVLCSSTSSTNPPEPVAVKTEENAVSDPEKQMDDGKFTAAEKIVMERAAEEFCDAHDMRLAIMLPTMMLGPVVLPQHLEGASMEMPARLYRGENASHDRVPAGSMSLSHVEDVAKLFLAAYEAPDARGRYFAVYDSVPWQNIYAEIVRYVPDAQLPAPLEGEPEEPTRFDFTRRDSLGVTMRSVPETIRETFDWLKSEPFS from the coding sequence ATGAACGATGCCGGAATACTCTGTGTTGCAGGAGCGAGCGGGCTGGTGGGGTCTCAGATCACGAAGGTAGCCTTGGAGAAGGGCTACCACGTCCACGGCACGATGCGCGACGCGGATGATAAGAGCAAGAGGCCCCATCTGATGGCCCTGCCCGGCGCCGAGGAGCGGCTGACTCTGTTCTCAGCGGACACTTCGGATGGCGCGAGCTTCGATGCTCCGCTCGAAGGGGCGGACGCGGTCTTTATCGCCTGCTTCCCACCGATCTACCACGGTAAAGACGGCACGCCCGCACGGGAGCTGGACCGGGAACGGGGCTTTAGAGAGGTGGTGCGTCCCGTGCGTGACGGCTGTCTGGGCGTGCTCGAAGCTGCGAACCGTCAGGGCGTGGGCAACGTGGTACTCTGCTCCTCTACATCGAGTACCAACCCGCCCGAACCGGTCGCCGTCAAGACCGAAGAGAACGCCGTCTCCGACCCCGAAAAACAGATGGACGACGGCAAGTTCACCGCCGCAGAGAAGATCGTCATGGAGCGCGCCGCTGAAGAGTTTTGCGACGCCCACGATATGAGGCTTGCGATCATGCTCCCCACGATGATGCTGGGCCCGGTCGTTCTGCCGCAGCACCTCGAAGGCGCGAGCATGGAAATGCCCGCCCGGCTCTATCGCGGCGAAAACGCCAGCCACGACCGGGTTCCGGCGGGCTCCATGTCGCTGAGCCACGTGGAGGACGTGGCGAAGTTGTTCCTCGCCGCCTACGAGGCCCCGGACGCACGGGGCCGCTACTTCGCGGTCTACGACAGCGTGCCGTGGCAGAACATCTACGCCGAGATCGTCCGCTACGTACCGGATGCCCAGCTCCCGGCCCCGCTCGAAGGCGAGCCCGAAGAGCCGACGCGGTTCGACTTCACCCGGCGCGACAGCCTCGGCGTGACGATGCGCAGCGTCCCGGAAACGATCCGCGAGACCTTCGACTGGCTGAAGAGCGAGCCGTTCTCCTAG
- a CDS encoding MBL fold metallo-hydrolase — protein sequence MLFERVYDGDLAHASFVIGCQKSSEAVVVDARRDIGVYLRLAEENGMEVVGVTETHIHADYLSGSRELAAATGARLYLSGEGGEGWQYEFEGERLMDGDEIRIGNIRLKALHTPGHTPEHLSFLVTDGGQTDEPGYLLSGDFVFVGDLGRPDLLDEAAGSEDTRFAGASQMYRSLREKFLPLPDYVQVHPGHGAGSACGKSLGAVPSSTVGYERLFSWWGRYLESGDEEGFVKELLSGQPDAPAYFGRMKRQNRGGPEVLGRPSPLREYDPSEVEAGMESGGLILVDTRPVGSVHRGTVPGALDVPYGKNFASWAAWAIDPEVDGREIVLLATDAADASEMRNRLLWVGIDRVVGYVTGFEGLEEAVPRLLPPEDLDAPGGSAFVLDVRTKGEYEAGNIPGSEHIQGGRVLWNLDALPRDGRIVTYCGSGARSSVVASVLRANGFDVSELDGTYGSWASRQRRSVGASA from the coding sequence ATGTTATTTGAGAGGGTTTACGACGGGGATCTCGCCCACGCCAGCTTCGTTATCGGGTGTCAGAAGAGTAGTGAAGCGGTCGTTGTGGATGCGAGGCGGGACATCGGGGTCTATCTCCGCCTCGCCGAAGAGAATGGTATGGAGGTAGTTGGCGTAACGGAGACGCACATCCACGCCGACTACCTCTCAGGGTCACGTGAGCTTGCCGCCGCGACCGGGGCGCGGCTGTACCTCTCCGGCGAGGGCGGCGAGGGCTGGCAGTACGAGTTTGAGGGTGAGAGGCTCATGGACGGGGATGAAATCCGCATCGGCAACATCCGTTTGAAGGCTCTTCACACGCCGGGTCACACCCCGGAGCATCTCTCTTTCCTTGTAACGGACGGCGGGCAGACCGATGAGCCGGGATATCTTCTGAGTGGAGATTTCGTGTTCGTCGGGGATCTCGGCAGGCCGGATCTGCTCGACGAAGCGGCGGGCAGCGAGGACACCCGCTTTGCAGGTGCGAGTCAGATGTACCGGAGTCTCAGGGAGAAATTCCTGCCGTTGCCGGACTACGTGCAGGTTCATCCCGGACACGGTGCGGGGAGCGCGTGCGGCAAGTCTCTCGGGGCCGTTCCGTCCTCGACCGTCGGCTACGAGCGGCTCTTTTCGTGGTGGGGCAGATACCTCGAAAGCGGAGATGAAGAAGGCTTCGTGAAGGAGCTTCTCTCCGGGCAGCCGGACGCTCCGGCGTACTTCGGGCGTATGAAGCGGCAGAACCGGGGCGGGCCGGAAGTTCTGGGCAGACCTTCGCCTCTTCGGGAATACGACCCGTCGGAGGTGGAAGCGGGTATGGAGTCGGGGGGGCTGATCCTCGTAGACACCCGACCTGTCGGGAGCGTTCACAGAGGGACGGTTCCGGGTGCGCTGGACGTCCCGTACGGTAAGAACTTCGCTAGCTGGGCGGCCTGGGCGATAGACCCGGAGGTCGACGGGAGGGAAATAGTCCTTCTGGCGACGGACGCCGCCGACGCGTCGGAGATGCGGAATCGCCTGCTCTGGGTCGGCATAGACCGCGTAGTCGGGTACGTAACGGGCTTCGAGGGGCTGGAGGAGGCCGTTCCGCGTTTGCTCCCTCCGGAAGACCTCGATGCTCCGGGGGGATCCGCATTCGTACTGGACGTGAGGACGAAGGGCGAGTACGAGGCAGGGAACATCCCCGGTTCAGAACATATACAAGGTGGGCGCGTTCTGTGGAATCTGGATGCGCTTCCGAGGGATGGGCGGATCGTCACTTACTGCGGGAGCGGAGCGCGAAGTTCCGTGGTCGCGAGCGTTCTGCGGGCAAACGGCTTCGACGTCTCCGAACTAGACGGAACCTATGGTTCGTGGGCTTCCCGGCAGAGGCGGTCGGTCGGAGCGAGCGCGTAG